A window of the Pseudomonas gozinkensis genome harbors these coding sequences:
- the nirB gene encoding nitrite reductase large subunit NirB, with protein MKKLKLVMIGNGMAGVRTLEELLKLSNELYDITVFGAEPHTNYNRILLSPVLAGEQTFEEIVLNDLDWYLENNIKLLLNRKVVEIDRVKRRVIAEDGTEADYDRLLIATGSTPFILPIPGNTLQGVIGYRDIADTQAMIDTARTHKHAVVIGGGLLGLEAANGLMLRGMHVTVVHLGEWLLERQLDKTSGQLLQTALESRGLHFRLCEQTQALHDAGNGRVGSVQFKNGDIIPADLVVMAAGIRPNTELAEKAGIPCNRGILVNDTLQTYDPRIYAIGECASHRGIAYGLVAPLFEQAKVCANHLAQLGFARYQGSVTSTKLKVTGIDLFSAGDFMGGEGTETITLSDPIGGVYKKLVIKDDVLVGACLYGDTADGGWYFRQIRENHTIGEIRDHLMFGENALGDVGHQGQDKAMSMADNAEVCGCNGVCKGTIVKAIQEHGLFSVDEVKKHTKAASSCGSCAGLVEQILINTVGGAADVKPKSEKAICGCSDLNHGQIRQAIREQHLLTIAGTMSYLNWRTPNGCATCRPALNYYLISTWPGEAKDDPQSRLINERAHANIQKDGTYSVVPRMWGGVTNPSELRRIADVADKYQVPMVKVTGGQRIDLLGIKKQDLPGVWKDLDMPSGHAYGKSIRTVKTCVGSEFCRFGTQNSTQLGIDLEHDLFNMWSPHKVKLAVSGCPRNCSEAGIKDVGIIGVDSGWEMYIGGNGGIKTEVAEFFVKLKTAEEVREYNGAFLQLYREEAFYLERTVHYLQRVGMEHIKNAVLEDPERRKALNERLQFSLSFEQDPWKERLAQPQLKKEFDVIPVKNLEVPA; from the coding sequence ATGAAAAAACTCAAACTGGTGATGATCGGCAATGGCATGGCCGGGGTTCGCACCCTGGAAGAACTGCTCAAGCTGAGCAACGAGCTGTACGACATCACGGTCTTCGGCGCCGAACCGCACACCAACTACAACCGCATCCTGCTGTCGCCGGTGCTGGCCGGCGAACAGACCTTCGAGGAGATCGTGCTCAACGACCTCGACTGGTACCTGGAAAACAACATTAAACTGCTGCTCAACCGCAAAGTGGTGGAGATCGACCGGGTCAAACGCCGGGTGATCGCCGAAGACGGCACCGAGGCCGACTACGATCGCCTGCTGATCGCCACCGGCTCGACACCGTTCATCCTGCCGATCCCCGGTAACACCTTGCAGGGCGTGATCGGTTACCGCGACATCGCCGACACCCAGGCGATGATCGACACCGCCAGGACCCACAAACACGCCGTGGTGATCGGCGGTGGCCTGCTCGGTCTCGAAGCCGCCAACGGCCTGATGCTGCGCGGCATGCACGTCACCGTGGTGCACCTCGGTGAGTGGCTGCTGGAGCGGCAACTGGACAAGACCAGCGGCCAGCTCCTGCAAACCGCCCTCGAATCCCGTGGCCTGCACTTTCGCCTGTGCGAACAGACCCAGGCCCTGCACGATGCCGGCAACGGTCGCGTGGGCTCGGTGCAATTCAAGAACGGCGACATCATCCCCGCCGATCTGGTGGTCATGGCCGCCGGCATTCGCCCCAACACCGAACTGGCGGAAAAGGCCGGTATCCCGTGCAATCGCGGGATCCTGGTCAACGACACCCTGCAAACCTACGACCCGCGCATCTATGCCATCGGCGAGTGCGCCAGCCACCGCGGCATTGCCTACGGCCTGGTCGCGCCGTTGTTCGAACAGGCCAAGGTCTGCGCCAACCACCTGGCCCAATTGGGTTTCGCCCGTTATCAGGGCTCGGTGACGTCGACCAAATTGAAGGTCACCGGCATCGACCTGTTTTCCGCCGGCGACTTCATGGGCGGCGAAGGCACCGAGACCATCACCCTCTCCGACCCGATCGGCGGGGTGTACAAAAAACTGGTGATCAAGGATGACGTGCTGGTCGGCGCCTGTCTGTACGGCGATACGGCAGATGGCGGTTGGTATTTCCGGCAGATTCGTGAGAATCACACCATCGGCGAGATCCGCGATCACCTCATGTTTGGAGAAAACGCACTTGGCGACGTAGGACATCAGGGCCAGGACAAAGCCATGAGCATGGCCGACAACGCCGAAGTCTGCGGCTGCAACGGCGTGTGCAAGGGCACCATCGTCAAGGCGATTCAGGAACACGGGCTGTTCAGCGTCGACGAGGTGAAGAAACACACCAAGGCCGCCAGCTCCTGCGGCTCCTGCGCCGGTCTGGTCGAACAGATCCTGATCAACACCGTCGGCGGCGCGGCGGACGTCAAACCGAAAAGCGAAAAAGCCATCTGCGGTTGCAGCGATCTCAACCATGGCCAGATTCGACAGGCCATTCGCGAACAGCATCTGCTGACCATCGCCGGCACCATGAGCTATCTCAACTGGCGCACCCCGAACGGCTGCGCCACCTGCCGCCCGGCCCTCAACTACTACCTGATTTCCACCTGGCCCGGCGAGGCCAAGGACGATCCGCAGTCGCGCCTGATCAACGAGCGGGCCCACGCCAACATCCAGAAGGACGGCACCTATTCGGTGGTGCCACGGATGTGGGGCGGCGTGACCAACCCGTCGGAACTGCGGCGGATCGCCGACGTGGCGGACAAATATCAGGTGCCGATGGTCAAGGTCACCGGCGGCCAGCGCATCGACTTGCTGGGGATCAAGAAACAGGACTTGCCCGGTGTGTGGAAAGACCTCGACATGCCGTCCGGCCACGCCTACGGCAAATCGATCCGTACGGTGAAAACCTGCGTCGGCAGCGAGTTCTGTCGCTTCGGCACGCAGAACTCGACCCAATTGGGCATCGACCTCGAACACGACCTGTTCAACATGTGGTCGCCGCACAAAGTGAAGCTGGCGGTCTCCGGATGCCCACGCAACTGTTCGGAAGCGGGGATCAAGGACGTAGGAATCATCGGCGTCGATTCCGGCTGGGAGATGTACATCGGTGGCAACGGCGGGATCAAGACCGAAGTCGCCGAGTTCTTCGTCAAGCTCAAGACCGCCGAGGAAGTGCGCGAATACAACGGCGCGTTCCTGCAGCTGTACCGCGAAGAAGCCTTCTACCTCGAACGCACCGTGCACTACCTGCAACGGGTCGGCATGGAGCACATCAAGAACGCCGTGCTGGAAGATCCCGAGCGCCGCAAGGCTCTGAACGAGCGCCTGCAATTCTCCCTGTCGTTCGAACAGGACCCGTGGAAAGAGCGCCTCGCCCAGCCGCAACTGAAGAAAGAATTCGACGTGATCCCCGTGAAAAACCTGGAGGTGCCGGCATGA
- a CDS encoding bifunctional protein-serine/threonine kinase/phosphatase, producing MALQLSFAEASATGPRAENQDALRLVTPAPALAASKGFLFAIADGVSQCADGGLAARSTLQALALDYYATPETWSVAQALDRLLLAQNRWLQANGGGQPLLTTVSALVMRGRRFTLAHVGDCRVYRWHAETLQRISEDHVWDQPGMQHVLKRALGLDQHLVLDFLDGELRDGECFVLLSDGVWAALGDTAIAGILRDQPDLHSAAQTLVNAAHLAGSQDNASALLVRVDAVGEASLGDALIHLQQWPLPSPLKPGQVFEGWQVQGILGQSQQSWLYRVLDGQGQSWLLKTLPAQLADDAQAGQALLAEEWFLKRVAGRHFPEVHSAGQRQHLYYVMREYSGTTLAQLFGQSGPLPLAQWQDLAERLLRAVGLLHRRQILHRDIKPENLHLGGDGELRLLDFGLAYCPGLSQDAPSTLPGTPSYIAPEAFQGAAPSAQQDLYAVGVTLYFLLTGHFPYGEIEAFQRPRFGVPVSAGRYRPDLPEWLALCLERGLAADPLQRYETAEEWLLTLEQGERRSLNVRPRPLLEREPLKVWRTLALLALLGNLVLLFLLFHG from the coding sequence ATGGCTCTGCAACTGAGCTTCGCCGAAGCCAGCGCCACCGGGCCCCGCGCGGAAAACCAGGACGCCTTGCGCCTGGTGACCCCGGCCCCGGCGCTGGCTGCCAGCAAAGGGTTTCTGTTCGCCATCGCCGACGGCGTCAGCCAGTGCGCCGATGGCGGGCTGGCCGCGCGTTCGACCTTGCAGGCGCTGGCGCTGGACTACTACGCCACCCCGGAAACCTGGAGCGTGGCCCAGGCGCTTGATCGTCTGCTGCTCGCGCAAAACCGCTGGTTGCAGGCCAACGGTGGCGGTCAGCCGCTGCTCACCACGGTCAGTGCGCTGGTCATGCGCGGCCGGCGGTTTACCCTGGCGCACGTCGGTGATTGCCGGGTCTATCGCTGGCACGCCGAGACCTTGCAGCGGATCAGCGAGGATCACGTCTGGGATCAGCCGGGCATGCAGCATGTGCTCAAGCGCGCACTGGGTTTGGATCAGCATCTGGTGCTGGACTTTCTCGATGGAGAACTGCGTGACGGCGAATGTTTCGTGCTGCTCAGCGACGGCGTGTGGGCGGCGCTCGGCGACACCGCCATCGCCGGAATCCTGCGCGATCAACCGGATCTGCACAGTGCCGCGCAAACGTTGGTCAACGCCGCGCATCTGGCCGGCAGCCAGGACAATGCCAGTGCGCTGCTGGTGCGGGTGGATGCCGTCGGTGAGGCCAGCCTTGGCGATGCGCTGATTCATTTGCAGCAATGGCCGCTGCCTTCGCCACTGAAACCGGGTCAAGTGTTTGAAGGATGGCAGGTGCAAGGAATCCTCGGTCAGAGCCAGCAATCGTGGCTGTATCGCGTGCTCGATGGTCAGGGGCAGTCGTGGCTGTTGAAGACGCTGCCTGCACAATTGGCGGACGATGCCCAGGCCGGTCAGGCCTTGCTGGCGGAGGAATGGTTTCTCAAACGCGTCGCCGGGCGGCATTTTCCCGAAGTCCATAGCGCCGGCCAGCGTCAGCACTTGTACTACGTGATGCGTGAATATTCGGGGACAACCCTGGCTCAGTTGTTCGGGCAAAGCGGCCCGCTGCCACTGGCCCAGTGGCAAGATCTGGCCGAACGCCTGTTGCGGGCCGTCGGCCTGTTGCATCGACGGCAGATCCTGCACCGCGACATCAAACCGGAAAACCTGCACCTGGGGGGCGACGGCGAGTTGCGTCTGCTGGATTTCGGCCTGGCGTATTGCCCCGGTCTGTCGCAGGACGCACCGTCGACCCTGCCCGGAACCCCGAGCTACATCGCGCCGGAAGCCTTTCAGGGCGCAGCCCCCAGCGCACAACAGGATCTGTATGCGGTGGGCGTGACCCTGTATTTCTTGCTCACCGGGCATTTTCCCTACGGCGAGATCGAAGCCTTCCAGCGCCCTCGTTTCGGGGTGCCGGTGAGTGCCGGTCGCTATCGTCCGGATCTGCCGGAGTGGCTGGCGCTGTGTCTGGAACGCGGTTTGGCGGCCGATCCTTTGCAACGCTATGAAACCGCCGAGGAATGGCTGCTGACGCTGGAACAGGGTGAACGCCGTAGCCTGAATGTACGCCCTCGTCCCTTGCTGGAGCGTGAGCCGCTGAAGGTCTGGCGGACACTGGCGTTACTGGCACTGCTGGGCAATCTGGTCCTGCTGTTTCTGCTGTTTCATGGCTGA
- a CDS encoding nitrate/nitrite transporter has product MNKSFWKSGHTPTLFAAFLYFDLSFMVWYLLGPLAVQIAADLHLTTQQRGLVVATPILAGAVLRFAMGMLADRLSPKTAGLIGQVIVICALFGAWKLGIHSYEQALLLGLFLGMAGASFAVALPLASQWYPPEHQGKAMGIAGAGNSGTVFAALIAPVLAAAFGWSNVFGFALIPLILTLVLFAWLAKNAPERPKAKSMADYFKALGDRDSWWFMFFYSVTFGGFIGLASALPGYFNDQYGLSPVTAGYYTAACVFGGSLMRPLGGALADRFGGIRTLLAMYTVAAVCIAAVGFNLPSSYAALALFVCTMLGLGAGNGAVFQLVPQRFRREIGVMTGLIGMAGGIGGFALAAGMGAIKQSTGSYQLALWLFASLGVLAWFGLHGVKRRWRTTWGSAAVTAARV; this is encoded by the coding sequence ATGAATAAAAGCTTCTGGAAATCCGGCCACACTCCGACCCTGTTTGCGGCCTTCCTGTATTTCGACCTGAGTTTCATGGTCTGGTACCTGCTCGGTCCGCTGGCGGTGCAGATTGCCGCCGACCTGCACCTGACCACCCAACAGCGCGGCCTTGTGGTGGCCACGCCGATCCTCGCCGGCGCGGTATTGCGCTTTGCGATGGGCATGCTCGCCGATCGGCTGTCACCAAAAACCGCCGGACTGATCGGCCAGGTGATCGTGATCTGTGCGCTGTTCGGTGCCTGGAAATTGGGCATCCACAGTTACGAACAAGCCTTGCTGCTTGGCCTGTTCCTCGGCATGGCCGGCGCCTCGTTCGCCGTGGCCCTGCCGCTGGCGTCGCAGTGGTATCCGCCGGAGCATCAGGGCAAGGCGATGGGCATCGCCGGGGCCGGCAACTCCGGTACCGTATTCGCGGCGCTGATCGCCCCGGTACTGGCGGCGGCGTTCGGCTGGAGCAATGTGTTCGGTTTCGCCCTGATTCCGCTGATCCTGACCCTGGTGCTGTTTGCCTGGCTGGCGAAAAACGCGCCGGAGCGGCCGAAAGCCAAATCCATGGCCGACTATTTCAAGGCCCTGGGCGACCGCGACAGCTGGTGGTTCATGTTTTTCTACAGCGTCACCTTCGGCGGCTTCATCGGCCTGGCCAGCGCCTTGCCCGGCTACTTCAACGATCAATACGGCCTGAGCCCGGTGACCGCCGGTTATTACACCGCCGCCTGCGTGTTCGGCGGCAGCCTGATGCGTCCCCTCGGTGGCGCGCTGGCTGACCGTTTCGGCGGTATTCGCACGCTGTTGGCGATGTATACGGTGGCAGCGGTTTGTATTGCAGCGGTCGGCTTCAACCTGCCGAGTTCCTACGCGGCGCTGGCACTTTTCGTCTGCACCATGCTCGGTCTCGGCGCGGGCAATGGCGCGGTGTTCCAGTTGGTGCCGCAGCGCTTCCGTCGCGAAATCGGCGTGATGACCGGGCTGATCGGCATGGCCGGCGGCATCGGCGGCTTTGCCCTGGCGGCAGGCATGGGCGCGATCAAACAGAGCACCGGCAGCTATCAACTGGCGTTGTGGTTGTTTGCCAGCCTTGGTGTGTTGGCGTGGTTTGGTCTGCACGGGGTCAAACGTCGCTGGAGAACCACCTGGGGTTCGGCGGCTGTGACCGCTGCCCGGGTCTGA
- a CDS encoding ANTAR domain-containing response regulator, whose amino-acid sequence MLRILLINDTAKKVGRLKAALTEAGFEVIDESGLTIDLPARVETVRPDVILIDTESPTRDVMEQVVLVSRDQPRPIVMFTDEHDPGVMRQAIKSGVSAYIVEGIHAQRLQPILDVAMARFESDQALRAQLQARDQQLAERKRIELAKGLLMKMKDCNEEEAYTLMRRQAMSRQQKLIQVAEQIIAMSELLG is encoded by the coding sequence ATGCTGCGCATTCTGCTGATCAACGACACCGCGAAAAAAGTCGGGCGCCTGAAAGCCGCGCTGACCGAGGCCGGTTTCGAGGTGATCGACGAGTCGGGCCTGACCATCGACCTGCCGGCACGCGTCGAAACGGTGCGTCCGGACGTGATCCTGATCGATACCGAGTCACCGACCCGCGATGTGATGGAGCAAGTGGTGCTGGTCAGCCGCGACCAGCCCCGGCCGATCGTGATGTTCACCGACGAGCACGACCCCGGTGTGATGCGCCAGGCGATCAAGTCCGGGGTCAGTGCCTACATCGTCGAGGGCATTCACGCACAACGCCTGCAGCCGATTCTCGACGTGGCCATGGCCCGCTTCGAAAGCGATCAGGCTCTGCGCGCCCAGCTTCAGGCCCGCGACCAGCAACTGGCCGAGCGCAAGCGCATCGAACTGGCCAAGGGCCTGTTGATGAAAATGAAGGACTGCAACGAAGAAGAGGCCTACACCCTGATGCGCCGCCAGGCCATGAGCCGCCAGCAGAAACTGATTCAGGTCGCGGAACAGATCATCGCGATGAGCGAATTGCTTGGCTGA
- a CDS encoding CmpA/NrtA family ABC transporter substrate-binding protein has protein sequence MTQTSAGPLAWVNGSDAPEKSAINLGFMALSDCASLVVAATQGFAQPYGLTLNLKRQSSWANLRDNLVSGELDAAHSLYGLIYAVHLGIGGVAPTDMSVLMGLNQNGQSLNLSHGLQGLGVIGPEALHHHVHQTRAKLTFAQTFPTGTHAMWLYYWLASQGIHPLQDVDSVVVPPPQMVAHLQAGRIDGLCVGEPWAASAVQQNLGFTLATSQTIWPDHPEKVLGCTRAFVEQYPNTARALVMAILEASRFIEESPENRRSTAQLLSAPEYLDAPVSCIEPRFLGDYDDGLGNRWQDPHALRFHGDGAVNLPYLSDGMWFMTQFRRWGLLRDDPDYLAVARQVQQLEIYRDAATAVGVAAWGKDMRSSQLIDGKIWDGSDPAAYARSFKLHALSDSAPLLAQR, from the coding sequence ATGACTCAAACCTCCGCCGGGCCGCTGGCCTGGGTCAACGGCAGCGATGCCCCGGAAAAAAGCGCGATCAACCTGGGCTTCATGGCCCTGAGCGACTGCGCCTCGCTGGTGGTCGCCGCCACCCAGGGCTTTGCTCAGCCTTACGGCCTGACCCTGAACCTCAAGCGCCAGAGTTCCTGGGCCAACCTGCGGGACAACTTGGTCAGCGGCGAACTCGATGCCGCCCACAGCCTTTACGGCCTGATCTACGCGGTGCATCTGGGCATCGGTGGCGTCGCGCCGACCGACATGTCGGTGTTGATGGGCCTGAACCAGAACGGTCAGAGCCTCAACCTGTCCCACGGTTTGCAGGGCCTGGGCGTGATCGGTCCTGAAGCGCTGCACCATCATGTGCACCAAACCCGCGCAAAACTCACCTTCGCCCAGACCTTCCCGACCGGCACCCATGCCATGTGGCTTTATTACTGGCTGGCGAGCCAGGGCATTCATCCGTTGCAGGATGTCGACAGCGTGGTGGTGCCGCCGCCACAAATGGTCGCGCACTTGCAGGCCGGTCGCATCGATGGCCTCTGCGTTGGCGAACCATGGGCGGCCAGCGCGGTGCAGCAGAATCTCGGTTTCACCCTGGCGACCAGCCAGACCATCTGGCCCGATCACCCGGAAAAAGTCCTCGGCTGCACCCGCGCCTTCGTCGAGCAGTACCCCAACACCGCGCGCGCGCTGGTGATGGCGATCCTCGAGGCCAGCCGTTTCATCGAAGAGAGCCCGGAAAATCGCCGCAGCACCGCGCAGTTGCTGAGCGCCCCGGAATACCTCGACGCCCCGGTGTCCTGCATCGAGCCACGCTTTCTCGGCGACTACGACGATGGCCTGGGCAATCGCTGGCAGGACCCGCACGCCCTGCGCTTTCACGGCGATGGCGCGGTGAATCTGCCGTACCTGTCGGATGGCATGTGGTTCATGACCCAGTTTCGCCGCTGGGGTTTGCTGCGCGATGACCCGGATTACCTCGCGGTCGCCCGTCAGGTGCAACAACTGGAGATCTATCGCGACGCGGCGACTGCTGTGGGCGTCGCGGCCTGGGGCAAGGACATGCGCAGCAGCCAGTTGATCGACGGCAAGATCTGGGACGGCAGCGACCCGGCCGCCTACGCCCGCAGCTTCAAGCTCCACGCGCTGAGCGACAGCGCGCCCCTTCTCGCCCAGCGCTGA
- a CDS encoding quinone-dependent dihydroorotate dehydrogenase → MYTLARQLLFKLSPETSHDLSLDLIGAGGRLGLNGLLCKAPASLPVTVMGLEFPNPVGLAAGLDKNGAAIDGFAQLGFGFVEIGTVTPRPQPGNPKPRIFRLPEAEAIINRMGFNNLGVDNLLARVAAAKYKGVLGINIGKNFDTPVERAVDDYLICLDKVYANASYVTVNVSSPNTPGLRSLQFGDSLKQLLADLATRRAELALRHGKHVPLAIKIAPDMTDEETAQVAQALIETGMDAVIATNTTLSRVGVEGMEHGDEAGGLSGAPVREKSTHTVKVLASELGGKLPIIAAGGITEGKHAAEKIAAGASLVQIYSGFIYKGPALIRESVDAIAAKR, encoded by the coding sequence ATGTACACCCTGGCCCGTCAGCTGTTGTTCAAACTTTCCCCGGAAACCTCCCACGATCTGTCGCTGGATCTGATCGGCGCGGGCGGGCGTTTGGGCCTCAACGGCTTGCTGTGCAAGGCGCCGGCGTCGCTGCCGGTGACTGTCATGGGCCTGGAGTTCCCGAACCCTGTGGGTCTGGCGGCCGGTCTGGACAAGAACGGCGCGGCCATCGACGGCTTTGCGCAACTGGGTTTCGGGTTTGTCGAGATCGGCACCGTGACCCCGCGTCCGCAGCCGGGCAACCCGAAACCACGGATTTTCCGGCTGCCGGAAGCCGAGGCGATCATCAATCGCATGGGTTTCAACAACCTCGGTGTGGATAACCTGCTGGCGCGGGTGGCGGCGGCCAAATACAAAGGCGTGCTGGGGATCAACATCGGCAAGAACTTCGACACCCCGGTCGAGCGCGCGGTGGATGACTACCTGATCTGCCTGGACAAGGTCTACGCCAACGCCAGCTACGTCACGGTCAACGTCAGCTCGCCGAACACCCCGGGCCTGCGCAGCCTGCAGTTCGGCGATTCGCTCAAGCAATTGCTGGCGGATCTGGCCACACGCCGCGCCGAACTGGCCCTGCGTCACGGCAAGCATGTACCGCTGGCGATCAAGATCGCGCCGGACATGACCGACGAAGAGACCGCGCAGGTCGCGCAAGCGCTGATCGAAACCGGAATGGACGCGGTGATCGCCACCAACACCACCCTCAGCCGCGTGGGCGTCGAAGGCATGGAGCACGGTGACGAGGCGGGCGGTCTGTCCGGCGCGCCGGTGCGTGAGAAGAGCACCCACACCGTGAAAGTGCTGGCGTCCGAGCTGGGCGGCAAATTGCCGATCATCGCGGCGGGCGGTATCACCGAAGGCAAGCATGCGGCCGAGAAGATCGCTGCCGGCGCGAGCCTGGTGCAGATCTACTCCGGTTTCATCTATAAGGGCCCGGCGCTGATCCGCGAGTCCGTGGACGCGATCGCCGCCAAGCGCTGA
- the rmf gene encoding ribosome modulation factor — protein MRRLKRDPLERAFLRGYQYGVGGKSRELCPFTLPSVRQAWINGWREGRGDNWDGMTGTAGIHRLNELHAVG, from the coding sequence ATGAGAAGACTTAAGCGTGATCCGTTGGAAAGAGCATTTTTGCGCGGATATCAATATGGCGTTGGTGGCAAATCCCGTGAGCTTTGCCCATTTACTCTACCGTCGGTACGTCAAGCCTGGATCAACGGCTGGCGAGAAGGACGCGGCGACAACTGGGACGGTATGACCGGCACTGCGGGAATCCACAGACTCAACGAACTTCACGCCGTCGGCTGA
- the rlmKL gene encoding bifunctional 23S rRNA (guanine(2069)-N(7))-methyltransferase RlmK/23S rRNA (guanine(2445)-N(2))-methyltransferase RlmL, with translation MSDRFELFLTCPKGLEGLLIEEAVGLGLEEAREHTSAVRGMATMETAYRLCLWSRLANRVLLVLKRFPMKNAEDLYHGVLDVDWQDHMLADGTLAVEFSGHGSGIDNTHFGALKVKDAIVDKLRTPQGDRPSIDKLNPDLRIHLRLDRGEAILSLDLSGHSLHQRGYRLQQGAAPLKENLAAAILIRSGWPRIAAEGGALADPMCGVGTFLVEAGMIAADMAPNLRREQWGFTAWLGHVPALWKKLHEEAVERAAAGLAKPPLWIRGYEADPRLIQPGRNNVERAGLSEWIKIYQGEVATFEPRPDQNQKGLVICNPPYGERLGDEASLLYLYQNLGERLRQACLNWEAAVFTGAPDLGKRMGIRSHKQYSFWNGALPCKLLLIKVLPDQFVTGERRTPEQRQAEREQAAYDQTPDEPQERKYNKNGNPIKPTPAPAPVIEQPRLSEGGQMFANRLQKNLKAMGKWVKREGIDCYRVYDADMPEYAMAIDLYHDWVHVQEYAAPKSIDPEKASIRMFDALAAIPQALNIDKSRVVVKRRERQSGTRQYERQAAQGKFNEVTEGGVKLLVNLTDYLDTGLFLDHRPMRMRIQKEAAGKRFLNLFCYTATASVHAAKGGARSTTSVDLSKTYLDWARRNLSLNGFSDKNRLEQGDVMAWLENSRDEYDLIFIDPPTFSNSKRMEGIFDVQRDQVQLIDLAMARLASGGVLYFSNNFRKFQLEDNLAERYAVEEITASTIDPDFARNGKIHRAWKITAR, from the coding sequence ATGTCCGACCGTTTCGAACTCTTCCTCACTTGCCCCAAAGGCCTTGAAGGCCTGCTCATCGAGGAAGCCGTCGGGCTTGGCCTTGAAGAGGCCCGCGAACACACCTCCGCCGTGCGTGGCATGGCGACCATGGAAACCGCTTATCGCCTGTGCCTCTGGTCGCGTCTGGCCAACCGGGTGCTGCTGGTGCTCAAGCGCTTCCCGATGAAAAACGCCGAAGACCTGTACCACGGCGTACTCGACGTCGACTGGCAGGACCACATGCTGGCCGACGGCACCCTGGCCGTAGAATTCAGCGGCCATGGCTCAGGCATCGACAACACCCACTTTGGCGCCCTGAAGGTCAAGGACGCCATCGTCGACAAACTGCGCACCCCGCAGGGCGATCGCCCAAGCATCGACAAGCTCAACCCGGACCTGCGCATTCACCTGCGTCTGGATCGCGGCGAAGCGATTCTGTCCCTCGACCTTTCCGGCCACAGCCTGCACCAGCGCGGTTACCGCTTGCAGCAGGGCGCTGCGCCGCTGAAGGAAAACCTGGCGGCCGCGATCCTGATCCGTTCCGGCTGGCCGCGCATTGCCGCCGAAGGTGGCGCGCTGGCTGACCCGATGTGCGGTGTCGGCACGTTCCTGGTCGAAGCCGGCATGATCGCCGCCGACATGGCGCCGAACCTGCGTCGCGAGCAGTGGGGCTTCACCGCCTGGCTCGGTCACGTGCCGGCGCTGTGGAAAAAACTGCATGAAGAAGCGGTCGAGCGTGCTGCTGCCGGTCTGGCCAAGCCGCCGCTGTGGATTCGTGGTTATGAAGCCGACCCACGGCTGATCCAGCCGGGCCGCAACAACGTCGAACGCGCCGGCCTGAGCGAGTGGATCAAGATCTATCAGGGCGAAGTGGCAACCTTCGAACCGCGTCCGGACCAGAACCAGAAAGGTCTGGTCATCTGCAACCCGCCGTACGGCGAGCGTCTGGGCGATGAAGCCAGCCTGTTGTACCTCTACCAGAACCTCGGCGAGCGTCTGCGTCAGGCCTGCCTGAACTGGGAAGCGGCGGTGTTCACCGGCGCGCCGGACCTGGGCAAGCGCATGGGCATCCGCAGCCACAAACAGTATTCGTTCTGGAACGGCGCGCTGCCGTGCAAGCTGCTGTTGATCAAAGTGCTGCCGGATCAGTTCGTCACCGGCGAGCGTCGCACCCCGGAGCAACGTCAGGCCGAGCGCGAGCAAGCCGCTTACGATCAGACGCCGGACGAGCCGCAAGAACGCAAGTACAACAAGAACGGCAACCCGATCAAACCGACGCCGGCCCCGGCGCCAGTGATCGAGCAACCGCGCCTGAGCGAAGGCGGGCAGATGTTTGCCAACCGCCTGCAGAAGAACCTCAAAGCGATGGGCAAGTGGGTCAAGCGCGAAGGCATCGACTGCTACCGCGTCTACGATGCGGACATGCCGGAATACGCCATGGCCATCGACCTGTACCACGACTGGGTGCACGTTCAGGAATACGCCGCGCCGAAGTCGATCGACCCGGAAAAAGCCTCGATCCGTATGTTCGATGCGCTGGCGGCCATCCCGCAGGCGCTGAACATCGACAAGAGCCGCGTGGTGGTCAAGCGCCGCGAGCGTCAGAGCGGCACCAGGCAGTACGAGCGTCAGGCGGCCCAGGGCAAGTTCAATGAAGTGACCGAGGGCGGCGTGAAGTTGCTGGTCAACCTCACCGACTACCTCGACACCGGGTTGTTTCTCGACCACCGGCCGATGCGCATGCGGATCCAGAAAGAGGCCGCCGGCAAGCGCTTCCTCAACCTGTTCTGCTACACCGCGACCGCCAGTGTGCACGCGGCCAAGGGCGGCGCGCGCAGCACCACCAGCGTCGACCTGTCGAAAACCTACCTCGACTGGGCGCGCCGCAACCTGTCGCTCAACGGCTTCTCCGACAAGAACCGTCTGGAGCAGGGCGATGTGATGGCGTGGCTGGAGAACTCCCGCGACGAATACGACCTGATCTTCATCGATCCGCCGACGTTCTCCAACTCCAAGCGCATGGAAGGCATCTTCGACGTGCAGCGTGACCAGGTGCAGTTGATCGACCTGGCCATGGCCCGTCTGGCGAGCGGCGGGGTGTTGTACTTCTCCAACAACTTCCGCAAGTTCCAGCTCGAAGACAACCTGGCCGAGCGTTACGCGGTCGAAGAAATCACCGCCAGCACCATCGACCCGGATTTCGCCCGCAACGGCAAGATCCACCGCGCCTGGAAAATCACGGCTCGTTGA